The sequence CCCGTGTTGGTCGAGGCCGAGTCCGCCCGCATCGGTCGCTTGCGCATCCCGCCGCAATTATGGGTCGCCATGCGCGACAGCGCCCGCATCGTGATCGAGGCACCCATTGCGGCCCGCGCGGAATTCCTCGCCGAGGCTTACGCCGACCTTGCCGCGGACACATCCGCCCTGACCGAGCGGCTGAACAAGCTGCGGACGCTCGCGGGGCACGAAACCGTCGATGGATGGCTGACGCTGCTGGGGGAGGGGCGGTTGGTCGACCTGTCCGCCTCACTGGTCGAACGCCATTACGACCCGGCCTATGCCCGCCTGCGCAAGGGCGATGAAAGCCCGGTGTTGGCCCGGCTCCAGTCCGACAGGCTCGATCCCGCCGCGCTCAAATCGCTGGCCACCCGGATCTGCGACACGCTCGACGCTTGAGCGGGCGTTTTCCTCGAGGAAAACGGCCCGGAAAACGCGCGTTTTCCGCCCGCCCCGGCCCGGCCGTCGCGCTATGCCGCGCCGGTGCCCCCTTGGCCTTTCCGCCTGGCTTCGGTAGGGAACCCGCGACGCGAGGAAAGAGGCGTGGAACCCATGGACAAGAGCTTCAACGCGGCCGAGGCCGAGGCCCGCATCATGCAGGAATGGCAGGCGAAGGACTGCTTCAAGGCCGGCGCCAACGCCAAACCCGGTGCCGATCCGTTCTGCATCATGATCCCGCCGCCGAACGTGACAGGTGTTTTGCATGTGGGCCATGCCTTCAACAACACGCTTCAGGATGTGCTGGTGCGCTGGCACCGGATGCGCGGCTTCGACACGCTGTGGCAGCCGGGCACCGACCACGCGGGCATCGCCACGCAGATGGTTGTCGAGCGCGAATTGGCGAAAGAGGGCAAATCCCGCCGCGACATGAGCCGCGAGGATTTCCTGTCCCATGTCTGGGCGTGGAAGCAGAAATCCGGCAACACGATCCGCGAACAGCTCAAGCGCCTTGGTGCCTCCTGCGACTGGTCGCGCGAGGCCTTCACCATGTCCGGTGCCCCTGGTGCACCGCAGGGCGAGGACGGTAATTTCCACGATGCCGTCATCAAGGTCTTCGTGGACATGTACAACAAGGGCTTCATCTACCGCGGCAAGCGGCTGGTGAACTGGGACCCACATTTCGAGACCGCCATATCCGATCTCGAGGTCGAGAATATCGACCAGCAGGGCCATATGTGGCACTTCAAATACCCGCTCGCCGGTGGTGAAACCTACACCTATGTCGAGAAGGACGCGGAGGGGAACGTCACCCTCGAGGAAGAGCGCGACTATATCTCGATCGCCACGACCCGGCCCGAGACGATGCTGGGCGATGGTGCCGTCGCGGTGCATCCCGATGACGCCCGTTATGCGCCGATCGTCGGCAAGCTCTGCGAGATCCCGGTCGGGCCCAAGGAACACCGCCGCCTGATCCCGATCATCACGGATGAATACCCCGACCCCGATTTCGGCTCGGGCGCGGTCAAGATCACCGGCGCGCATGATTTCAACGACTATGGCGTGGCCAAGCGCGGCGACATTCCGTGCTACCGTCTGATGGATGAAAAGGCCCATCTGCGCGAAGACGGGCTGCCCTATGCCGAGGCCGCCGCCATCGCGCAGGAGGTCGCCAACGGCACCCGCACCCTGTCCGAGACCGAGGCCGACGCGCTGAACCTCGTGCCCGATCACCTGCGCGGGTTGGAGCGGTTCGAGGCGCGCAAGCGTGTCGTGGCCGAGATCACCGAGGAAGGCCTCGCCGTGATGACCCGCGCCGACGATCCGCGGCTCGGCAAGGCCGCGGTCAAGGCAGATGACGAAGCCGCGTCGCACCCCGTTCCGCTGGTCGAGGAAAAGCTGATCACGCAGCCCTTTGGCGACCGCTCCAAGGTGGTGATCGAGCCGATGCTGACCGACCAGTGGTTCGTCGATACCGCCAAGATCGTCGGCCCCGCGCTGGATGCCGTGCGCGACGGGCGCACCACGATCATGCCGGAACAGCACCGCAAGGTGTATTTCCACTGGCTTGAGAATATCGAGCCCTGGACCATCTCGCGCCAGCTGTGGTGGGGCCACCAGATCCCCGTCTGGTACGGGTTCGACCTTGGCAGCCACGGCTTCACCGATGACGAGGGCGACGGGCAACTCGATATCGTCGAGATGCTGCGCCTTTTGTCAGCGCAGACCCTGCTGAAAGGGGACGAGCGCCACCACGCCGCCCATGATTTCGAGGCCGTCTCAAACCAGTTCGCCGATGTGCTGGCCAAACTGCCGGCGCCGCTGAACCATGCGCAGGTGATCGAGGTCGAGGATCGCCACGCCGCCGCCCACGCGCTGGCCGAAAGCCTTGCGCAATACAACCTCAGCGAGGATCCCACGCATCTGGTCTATCCTGTCTGGCGCGACGCTGACGTGCTGGACACATGGTTTTCCTCGGGTCTTTGGCCCATCGGGACGCTCGGCTGGCCCGAGCAGACGCCCGAATTGCAGCGCTACTTCCCGACCTCGGTCCTTGTCTCGGGCTTCGACATCATCTTTTTCTGGGTCGCCCGGATGATGATGATGCAACTGGCCGTGGTGGACGAGATCCCGTTCAAGCAGGTCTATGTCCATGCCCTCGTCCGCGACGAAAAGGGCCGCAAGATGTCGAAATCCATCGGCAACGTGTTGGACCCGCTCGAATTGGTGGACGAGTTCGGCGCGGACGCGGTGCGCTTTACCCTGACCGCGATGGCCGCCATGGGGCGCGACCTGAAACTGTCCAAGGACCGCGTCGCGGGCTATCGAAATTTCGGCACCAAGCTGTGGAACGCCGCGCGCTTTGCCGAGATGAACGACTGCAAGCCGGTGCCGGGGTTCGACCCGGCCGGCGTAACCCAGACGGTGAACAAGTGGATCATCGGCGAGACAGCCCGCGCGCGTCTGGCCCATGACGAGGCGCTGTCGGGTTTCCGCTTCAACGATGCGGCCAACGGGCTTTATGCCTTCGTCTGGGGGCGCGTCTGCGACTGGTATCTGGAATTCGCCAAGCCGCTTTTCGACAGTGGCGATGCCGCCATCATCGCGGAAACCCGCGCCACGATGGCGTGGGTGATCGACCAGTGCCTGATCCTGATGCACCCCACCATGCCTTTCGTCACCGAAGAGCTGTGGGGCGAGATCGCCGCGCGCGACACCATGCTGATCCATGCCGATTGGCCGAGCTATGGCGACGAATTGATCGACCCGGCCGCCGATGCGGAGATGACCTGGGTTCTCAGCCTCATCGAAGAGGTCCGCTCGGTCCGGCAGCAGATGCATGTGCCCGCTGGTCTCAAGGTGCCGCTGTTGCAGTTGCAACTCGATGCGGACAAGCAGGCCGCCTATGACGCCAACGCGATGATGATCGAACGGCTTGGCCGGATCGAGGAGTTGCGCGTGATCAGCGACATGCCCAAAGGCGCGGTCACCGTCGCGGTCGAAGGGGGCACATTCGGCCTGCCGATTGCCGATTATATCGATGTCGAGCAGGAGAAGGAGCGCCTTGAAAAGGTGCTTGGCAAACTGGCCAAGGAAATCGGCGGCCTCAAGGGGCGGCTCTCGAACCCGAAATTCGCCGAAAGCGCGCCGGAAGAGGTGGTGCAGGACACCCGCGACAACCTTGCCGCGCGCGAGGAGGAAGAGGGCAAGATCCGAGCCGCGTTGGAGCGTCTGAGCGCCCTTGGGTGATGGACCGGCCGGCATCGGGTTGCCCGTCGCCCCGGGCCGCCGGATGCGGTAACCTGCGCGCATGTCCGCG comes from Roseibacterium elongatum DSM 19469 and encodes:
- a CDS encoding valine--tRNA ligase, with translation MDKSFNAAEAEARIMQEWQAKDCFKAGANAKPGADPFCIMIPPPNVTGVLHVGHAFNNTLQDVLVRWHRMRGFDTLWQPGTDHAGIATQMVVERELAKEGKSRRDMSREDFLSHVWAWKQKSGNTIREQLKRLGASCDWSREAFTMSGAPGAPQGEDGNFHDAVIKVFVDMYNKGFIYRGKRLVNWDPHFETAISDLEVENIDQQGHMWHFKYPLAGGETYTYVEKDAEGNVTLEEERDYISIATTRPETMLGDGAVAVHPDDARYAPIVGKLCEIPVGPKEHRRLIPIITDEYPDPDFGSGAVKITGAHDFNDYGVAKRGDIPCYRLMDEKAHLREDGLPYAEAAAIAQEVANGTRTLSETEADALNLVPDHLRGLERFEARKRVVAEITEEGLAVMTRADDPRLGKAAVKADDEAASHPVPLVEEKLITQPFGDRSKVVIEPMLTDQWFVDTAKIVGPALDAVRDGRTTIMPEQHRKVYFHWLENIEPWTISRQLWWGHQIPVWYGFDLGSHGFTDDEGDGQLDIVEMLRLLSAQTLLKGDERHHAAHDFEAVSNQFADVLAKLPAPLNHAQVIEVEDRHAAAHALAESLAQYNLSEDPTHLVYPVWRDADVLDTWFSSGLWPIGTLGWPEQTPELQRYFPTSVLVSGFDIIFFWVARMMMMQLAVVDEIPFKQVYVHALVRDEKGRKMSKSIGNVLDPLELVDEFGADAVRFTLTAMAAMGRDLKLSKDRVAGYRNFGTKLWNAARFAEMNDCKPVPGFDPAGVTQTVNKWIIGETARARLAHDEALSGFRFNDAANGLYAFVWGRVCDWYLEFAKPLFDSGDAAIIAETRATMAWVIDQCLILMHPTMPFVTEELWGEIAARDTMLIHADWPSYGDELIDPAADAEMTWVLSLIEEVRSVRQQMHVPAGLKVPLLQLQLDADKQAAYDANAMMIERLGRIEELRVISDMPKGAVTVAVEGGTFGLPIADYIDVEQEKERLEKVLGKLAKEIGGLKGRLSNPKFAESAPEEVVQDTRDNLAAREEEEGKIRAALERLSALG